The window TGGTTCTGTTGACCATGCCCATACTCCTGTGTGGGCGGAGGCGGAAACTGGTTTTGCTGGCCATGCTGATACTCTTGTGTGGGCGGAGGCGGGAACTGGTTCTGTTGGTATTGCTGTGTTGGCGGAGGGGCATATTGCTGACTGCCCGAGTAGTTGTGTCCctgctggggaggtgggggaggataaACCCCAGTGATGGGCTGGTTGCCGCCACCGAGCTGAATGTTGTTGGTCACTGCACCCACTTCTACCCCATCATCGTTACTTATATCGTCCGGCACAGTAACCTTCACCTTGGGTAGGTACCGCTGCACCTTTTGCTCCACAATGCCCTGGACGAAGACCCAGCTTTGCTTCTCAAACTTGCGGTGGCCACCGTTGACGACACCAAGGATGCTCTGGCGGAGGGTCTCTTGCACCTTGCGGACGAGGCTACGAATCTTGATGAGCAGCTTGGCCTTGATGTCATCACCAAATCCACGGTCCCCACCCGATCTCGAGGCCGAGACAGTATTGTCGAGTTGCGAGTCAAACGGATTGCCGCCCAGAATCTTCTCGAGAGGGCGCTGGAACTGGTCTGGCAACAGCTCAAACAGCTGCTTCTCAATCTGTCCCAGAATCTTGCGGAATTCGAGGCGAACCTCCCTGTGGACCTTGGCCAAACCGTGACTGAGCTTCTCGCTGATGAGTTTGGAGAAGCCGCCCTTGCTctcgccaccatcaccctcagcCCTATCCCCAACGCCCCTGGACGTGCCCTCGCCATGTGACTTCTTGCTTCCAAACAAGCTCCCAAACCCCTTGACTAAATCCTTCACCTgatcctcaaactcccccttcacaccatcaccaagatcCCTCGTGGTAGTGTTCCCCCGCAACCACTTCTTGATATGATCCAACGCAATCTTGGTAAACTGCTCCGCGATAGACGTATGTTGATCTCTCAGCTTGGCTCCAACCAACTCCTTGATCTCAGGGGTAatcatcctcgccttctcctcggggtTCCCAGCCACATCCTTGACAGTATTGCTCAAAACCCCCAAGAGCCCATCCAACTGGAACCcctgaccaccaccaggccCATCATTCCGCTTATCCAGGTGATCCTGAACCACGTCAAACGCCGCAGAAAAGAActtcttcatcccatccccctcccccccacctctcGACCTCgtctccccctcaccaccaaagccccTCGcttgcccaccaccaccaccaccaccagaagtCAAGTTAAAAATCTCCGCCAAatcatcacccacccctcccggGCCCGCAACCGCGCCAAAGCTCTTGGTCAACTTGGCAATCTCATTCGCAAAAGACAGGCTCTGTCCACCGTACGAATCAGGAACGTCCTCGTTCAGCCCTCTAGCACCAGAGCTAGAGCTGTTGTTGTCTTTGTCGAACAAGGTCCGGAACGCCTCAATGACCTGCTGCTCGAGGCTATCGATGGTCTTGGTCTGGAAGGTCTCGAGCTCCTCGGTGATGCGGGGCTGGATCTGGGGGGCGAGCGAGTCGACATAATCGTCAACCTTCTTCATCAGGATGTCGGGAAGGGCGGCCATTTTGACGGATGATAGGGGTGATGCAAGGCGCTAAAGATAGGGCAATAAGGGAATAAGCACCGGGTTGGGTTCGATGTTGGGAAAAACAACTTGAATCGCGTTGCGTTTCTCTCTGCTGGGGGAAGCTGGGCTGATCGGAgcggggtggaggggttgttgggtgcGGCCGATAAGCTGATAAAGCTCCCACTTGACGTCagcttttggggggagggggtacGGGGGGTATTCGTTTGCCACTGTCTCTGATGCTCTTGTTGCCCCACAAAAAGTGAGCTTATTAAGTGGGGCAGCGCTGAGCTACTACGGTAACGGTATACCTATTAAATAGCAACTTGTAATTTTTATTTCTCTACTTTTTAATATACTAGTAACTTGTGTCCTTAGTAACTgattgtgacgaacccctgtacagaacctctgaaagggatacgggttgaaggtaacttctgacaattggttcggtgcagctaaacagtgcacaacaagatgtcccaatgtaaacacaagataccgtgaatacaatctgaattgcatactgcggaactatctacgagctatctagttcctccgtatatatagatcTTAGACCCCTAAGTATCTCCGTACCCGGATCACTCCCGCTCACCAGCGGTCGGTGGTGATCCTCTGGTGCtcaccacgctcaccagGTGATCGTGGTGATCCGGCTCACCATTGCCAAGCAGTGAGCCCCCTCTGACCCTGCAACCTTGCCGTCGTGTCTCCTTCCTGTCACGAAGTGGCCAAACGAGAGGCAATGCTGCAAAGCTACACTCAATTGACGAAATACTAAGCTaaacaagagaaaaaggaaaggaaggctttgcctggcctggcctgcaAGGAATTTAAGGTGCAAGGCTGCAAGGCTCGGTGGGGCAGGGCATGTGAATGATAAGATAAGGTCagggtgccagtgccagtgccatGACACTGAGGATCTACGTAGTACAAACTTAACTTTGAAGCCCTGACGCATGAACTCGACAGAGGGTCCAACGGCATGACGATAGAGGCGGCAACTGCATTCCGCGCCGCACTGCTGGGTGTCAAAGTCATGCACGATGGAGGCTGGCTGCACCGCGACCTGAAGCCGACCAACATCGGCCTCATCGGCAAGCCGCTCCATTCCGTTCTGCTGGACGTCGGCACTTCCAGGCACATTCAGGCAGGTGGGTTGTTACGGCCCGAGCCGGGCACGGTCGGCACGGTCGGCTATCTCGCTCCCGAGCTCGAGCTGGAAAACTCCATCGACATCTGGTCCATGGGCATCATCTTGTTCGAGCTGACGTACAACTACCACCCGTGGAAGTACGCCATCAACCCGTGGCGCGATGGCGAGACCAACGAGGCGCTGCGCCCGTCCTTCCAAAGGAGCTATCAAAATGCCGCCGACGAATGGCCCATGGGGCACACGCCACCGGAGATTAAAGAGAAGCGCAATGCCGAGGTAAAGGCGCATGAAGAGCTCGAGGGGGCCACCTCTGACGATAGcagcgacaacaacaacgacgacaaagACAAAGGTGGTAGTATTGATGCCGGAGTTAATCCGGAGAACCCAGTGGCATCAGACCGGCCCCGGGTTGCGGAGGCCACGCCAAACATACTGGCTCCCGACACTACCGCTGTCCGCCGAAAGCCTTCTGGCCACCCCACACAGGAGGAAGCGGCGGAGGATAtccgaggaagacgaggaaaaAGAGTGCCCGGCTAAGAAGCACGTCAGCTTTGCCCAAGAGGTCTCCGCCGCTGCAGAAGATGCTGTGTCCAATAgagcacagcagcagaagggCTGGAAGCGGCGACGGATTCTCGACGtggcgatgaagaggagagggagaaggagcggCCGAGTAAGGTGCGAGTCACCACCGCTCGCCCCAGCAGCATATGACTGCAGAGACTGCGAGCACGGCCAAGACGACCAGCTGGATGACGATGCCACGATTGTTGCAACACGACGGCTAGGCTAGCCAGGCACTAAAGATCGTTACAGCGGGACTTTACTGTTCGTTGCACGGCTGGGTACATTCTGCTGTGGATTGCACTGCTATGGCATAGGTTTCAGTAAGTACACCTCATTTTGGCGGACTTCCCCATGGTGGATTTCCCGGGCTGAGCAACCCAACATCTGAGGCCACCTCCTTGGCTACCGAGATCCCGGCTTTGGGCCACAAATGTTGTGTAAGTCAGCCGAAGTGCACGAGGGTTGATTCGCCCACAGTCAGTGTCAAAATGATGTTTTGGGCCCAAGTTGTTCGTTCAAAGGAGATGCGGGATAggtgggttagggttaagtGCGTTTATGAAGCCCCTGCATCCGGGCATGTAGGCATGTGATAGTGGTGTGTTGTATGCTTGGTAATATTCTATATCAATTGTTCGCTGGTCGTGTCAGTTCTGCACCGAAAGATTTCGCCAAGTTCCTTTCTGCTACCCAAAAGTGATTGTCAGGGGCGCATGGATCGACCAAACTTGGCTTTTCATATAAAATCATTGCATAGGTACTTTTCTCTTGGGTAGCATCAAGCCAATCTCGATGTCCGTCGTCAGATCAGAAAATGGTTCTTGAAAGTGATTTCGGCCACGGGCGGTTCTTGAAGTAAGGACTTGTGATTTTTTCTTCAAATACCCGTCTTTGAGGGGTATGATGACGCAGAACAAATACACATGTCCAGACAATTCTTGCAATCTATATGCTCAGTCCACAGACCTCAGTGCTTCGCTTCCAAAAACCCTCTTGGTGCGATCCAACGGCCGCCTCTGGCTTTCCAAGTCATGTATGTACAACTCCCGCCGGTATATTCTCCCCCATGCCTTTTGAACTGGCTTAGACACCGCTCGCAAGTCTCTCGACAATGGCGTCAAAGTCCTGGTTGGCAGCCCCCGAGAAGTCATGTTGCCAGTATCCATGGACGTCATGGATTGGGATGGTCGAGgtggggctgttgggggaagaaggacggTTGGGGGAGTAGGCAAAAGCCATGCGGTTTCCTCCCCTGGGGCTCAGGAAGCGGGAGGCGCCGGTGTCGGTCGTCCACGAAGTGCATCCCTTGCAGAGAGCGGTGTACTGCCAGTGGGTGCCGTTGGACTTGGTGCCGGTCCTGAAAAGGGTGTATTGGGCGTTGTTGTAGGCCTGGGGGGTGATATGGCCACTGAAAAGGTTGTCAGCGCATGATCATCCACTTCACAAGTTTCCAGCACTTACCCAGCCCAGCGAGAGGAGAGCACCGGCTGGTTCTGGCTGTTTCTCCAGGCAACAGTCAACGGGTTCCTGGGCATAGAGCCAGCCCAGGCAATACCGGCCCAACCGACATCGTTAGGAATGACGGCCTGGATAACGGCATCGTAGGAGGTGTAGGTCTGGACGTTGGCCGGAATGGCTACGCGGTAAGTGATGCCCTGGTTTACCCTGTACAGCACGTAGTTGGAAGAAAACACGAGGCCGGTGTCGGGGTCGCGGTAGATGGCATTAGCCTGCGCCGTCACTTCATCCAGGTCAGCACTCTGACCCCCATGATTTaaacaacctccaccactcaCCGGTTCTGCTGAGCAGGGCCGCGAGGAGCCCAAACCACAAAGTCCAGAGCATATCGAACCACGAGGTTGGCGAAGGGTCtgtcgaagaagaagagaaccTTGGCGGCTAGGTGATGTGCGCGACAAGACGTGGAGGCGGCAGAGGGCTCTTTTTTAGTCTGGGTGGGACGGGAAGAAGCCAAGTTGACCAAGACGGCAAGAGTACGGGGAAAGGATGCACTTTTGCCATGATTAAGTACAGCGGGAGGGCTGCTGTCGGCATCTCGACTGGATCGCGGGCGTGGGCAACCAAGCATCCCAGAAATAccagggcggaggaggttcgGAGGCAAAATTGCTGGCAAATTCTGAAAGCCAAGACTCTGAATGTACGCCTGTTGGACGGGTTTAATCGCGTGACGCCATGTTCTGGGGTACTGTTAATTTATTTCGAGTCGGAGAAGGTTGCTCCTCGAAGGGAGGAACGTCGTCGTGGTATCTGCTGGGCGGTTGCAGGCGGTTGCGGGTTGTAAGTGTCGCTCCACGGGGGAAGGGCGGGGCGGCGCATGGGAGAGCAGCGGTCTTCCTTCCAAGATGAGCGTCGACTTTAGCCGCGCATATTGAGGGCGGTGGGAATCTGGGCAAACAACAAATGCCAGAGGCCAGCCTCCGAGGGATAAATGGCGTCGGTATATTAAAAGATCGTGCACTATAGCCCAGGGAGCCGCAACCCCGAACTTGGAACGGGAATTTCTCTCTACAAGAGCTTCAtcagaaaaggggggggttgctTCCAATTCGTTTCATTACCACGCTGCTATTTCCAGGTTCACACGTTGTCTTCTCCAGACACGTGGTGACGACGCAAGGGCGATGCGTGCGAATCATCTCGAttgtcagcatcaacaacaatcGCCTCGAATCCGACTGGCTCGCCCTCGTGGCGACgacccccatcccaccaccgtcacagTGGCATCGGCCCCGAGTCTTGAACAAGAGGTCCCGGAGGCTGGATCCAAAAGGATACTACAAAGCGTCTCATCTTCTTACATTGCCTTGCTTCGTTGTTCCCTTCTGCTTTTATCCATGCCTGCGACGTCAGCCACCACCCGGGCTCCCGCCATGGCGCAAGACAGACGATATCCTTCGAGAAGGCTTCTTCTGGAACCCATATCCCGGGTTCACACCTCTTGGCGGGATAATATCGACAAGCCGCTGCCATGTGGTGGCGACGTAGGTCCTTTGTGCTGCCCCATGGAGTAACGTGATGACCGTTGTGTTCTGGCCAACCGACTACGActttcccttttctcctgGCGAGACTTCAAACCTTGACGCCTGCTACCTGGATGGATACATGGTCGGTATATCTGCTTCCGAGAACTGGACATCCAAGTCACGCCTTGATGGATACATGCTACGTTGTTTGAGACTCCCTATCCGCGTCCTTTGCTAGTAGCTTGCTTACCCAAGCCCGTGGTACTTGGCTCATTGAAGACCAAAGGGCACTTATTCAGGGAGGACAAACGCACGTGTATTTGCGGACACCACGGATGATAAGAGAGCTGAGATTGGCAAATctgatgaggttgaggtgctACAGATCAGCAAATAACTCCTCCTGCTTGCTGGCTGAAGGATTTTGGTAGAAAGTAAACCCATTTTGTCAAGGCGCCCAAGTTGCGAGTTGATGCGTCCTCTAGACAAGGCCTATGACCACTCTTTTTCCACCCGTTAATGCTCCCCCACTAGACTCTGTTCAACCCTTTCCCAATCAGTCGAACATAATGTCTGGTTTGATAGATGGTGAGATATGTGGTAAGACTTGCCCTCTATCGTCCGCGGAAACACTTCTCAGCTTGGAGAGCTGAGACTATCAGGAAGTTCCTGTCTTTCCTTAAACTTCAGCTACAGCGATTTCTTTCTCGAGAGCAATCTCTTGTTGGGCGAAGTATTTGTGAATTGGCGTGAAGTGAAGCCATGCACCCAAGCCAGCATGACATCTCCGTGACATTACCTACACCTCGTGCAAGTCCCGCAAGTGGCGAGTGACTTTATGGTTAGCACTGGCAGTAAACATGACGCTAATCATCCTGTTGGGTTGTCCATCGTGAGGTTTGACTACTACAGAACTGCTGATAGTGGCATTCAACGTTTCGACTATCCAGTGTTCTGCGAGCTTCTCCCAGGACGTACGGAGCGGAAGCCTGAACACAAATCGAGCTACAGGAGGGATCTCGTCAGGAAACAATGTACTCCATGCTGCCTGCGTGGACCTGGCAATAGTAGAAATCGGTGGTCAGCTTGGCGCGCCCTGGCTCCAGCACTGTCAGTGTTACACACATACCATTCTTCCTTGCTTTTGGGCCCAGCCCAGCTTGAAACGAGCCTGATCCTCTCAGCCACTGGTGTTGCCTAATCCTCAGGCATTAGATGTCGCTTCTTCAAAGCCGTCTCAGCCTTCTCTTCGCAGTATTTCGAATAATCTCTTGACACCGGCACGCTGGTTTTGTCTGGTCGCTGATACTCACACGGGAATGTGCGGTCATTAGGATCCAATCTCTTCTCATATCTGGCCCAAAACTTTGCGTCGGCGAGCCACGCAAAATATTCGAACCCAGTGAAACCCTTTGGGGTGGCACTGCTATCCGCAGAGGTCCTATCGGTCGCAGCGTAAGTCGATCTCCAACCAGCAGCATACAGGTCGGCACAGGCTTTTATTACCGGCCTCTCATGGAGCCTTTCAGCGGCATACTCGTCGTTTTCCAACTTGGGCACCTCTGAAGCCATTGTGGCAACCATGGTGGAGCGTCGTTTGCGAAAATTGGCACggatcttctccttgtcgatGACCTGAGCTTCAGGTTGGGCCATAGACGGCTTTGTATCATTCtccatggtggtgattttgTTGATATAAAAGACGTAGATGGTTGTAAATTCTTTTGTTAGAAGCTATGGCAGCGAGATGTGTGGCACGAGGTCACTGTCCTGGAGAATGAAGCGCAAAAGTGGCGAAAAGGGTATGAGTAGTGAATAAATTTAGCAGAAGAAGTAAATCCTACAACTGTGTGAAATACTAGTAGAAAGGCCATAATCAGGAGCAACCAAAGTGTGGGCCTGATGAAAAGGTGGCACCAGGAGGCCTGGGAGCGACCACAAGATGGGACTGAAGAAAGACGCGAAGGGTGGTACGGCAACCGATACAACATATTTCTCTCTTCATTTCACATACAATATGGAACTCTCTTCATAACAAGAGAGAACCTGTACGGAGCCCCCTATTTATCTTGTCAACACCCCGTTAATATAGAATTTAACTGTATTACGAAGCATAATTATTGTCGGTTGAAAGGTATTTGATGAGCTCTAAAGGATAATTCAAAGATGTTAAAAATAGTGAAAGggcttaaaagatagttcaAGAgctttaaaagatagttCAAAAGACCTTTAAAATATAATTTGAACGCTTATTATTTTTCTTCTAAAGCCTTCTACTATATGATAAGAAAGGCAAGTAAACAGATAGGCAGCGGGGCAGTAATAAGATAAATAAGGGGGCTCCGTAAAGGTTCTCTCAAAAATAAAGAGCACCTCCAACCCGGCATATCTCACAGCACTTggttttttgatgttgggaaAAACTTTTTTgaaggacgatgatgaggggggtttaTACTCCGAAGATACTTCAAGACATTGCTGCTGGAAAGCCACAGAATCCACCATATCTTACCATTTCAACCCGCCAGTATTGGAACCTTCTGGACTGACTCTGCGGTGTTACACCTAGGAGAGCCGATTGGGTAgtggtgggcgaggaggatgaggaggctaCAGGTAGCACGCAGTTAGACAGCACTTTTGGAATCAAATCTTGCAACTGAACTCGACCGCCGTTAATCACGCTGAAGTGACCTCACACATGATTACATAATATCACATTTTGTCAGTGGCTCGGTGTATGAAACCCCGACTCGACACGCGGAAGCCAACATAAATATGTTCAGACAAGAGAATCAAAGCTCTCCGGGCCCCAGCACACACAGTGGCCTTGAGATCTATAAAGCTGCTGAATTTCCCAACCATTTGGGTCAAGAATTGGTTGCGGACTTGTACACCTTTCTACCTTGTCACACTGGAAAAGTCTCTTGAAAAGCATCGACTACCCTCAAGTTTAATATTTGAAGTTTCTCTAGACACATACAAGCACAACACCGACAATAATGACATTATTTTCTCGCTTTGTACGTCAAAAAGTCTCACGAAATGTGCCAAAAGCGAATAAAGCGAGTAATCGCATTGTCTTCAAGCCCCGAATCGTTCCGCCGCTCCCCTGGCCGGCTGGTAAGCACCGGTTTTATGACCACCGACTCCCAACGGACCGCCAGCCGctccccgccgccagccaAACTTGAACAGTGGGACAATGTCGATGTTGAAAGGCTTTCGCACAAGACACTTCACAGCTTCGGAGCGGGCAGAGCTGCACAACGGGTCGCAGGAAAAGAACGGCGGGGAACCGGAGACTGAATCTAGGGTGGGTGACGAGAGAGGTCGAACGGGGTGGCTAACAGAAGCTCAACAGCGATCACGAATCCCGCTAAGAAGACCAGACTTTCAGGTTCGGTTTGAGGGAGTGGCGTACCAGCAGATCACGTCAGGCTTTTCCAAGCAAGAGTCATTTAACAGAATACGGCTACCAGAGAGGAGACTTGCTAGATTTTAGGTTTGGGCAAGCTCAGCAGCGGGCATTCcgagggcggcggcagtgatggagaaggcggcaGGACCGAGGTAGAAGATCCCGTAAAACAAGGCATCGTTGCTGATGAATATGGCATGTGAAGAGACTTTGTGAATGAGTACAAAAGTGCAGAAAGGAGAAAGACAGAATGGCCTACAGTTCTTGTGTCGATGCCAACAGCCCGCACATGTGTTTTGTCAGAGGCGTCATGACAGAGCTGGCGTAAACTCAAGTTCAAAAGGTAGCTCGGGTAGCGTGGCAATGGACTGGAAATACGACGTCAGTCGCGGAAATAGGCCCTTGCACCAACACACCGATCAAAATAATCGCTGCTCTGGTCCAGGGTGCTCGCCCGAGCTAACAGCACCTCGAGGTAGCTTCCGGTCGGGTTGCTAAAAAGCTGGCTGCCACACGGCTTCAGACCTCCTGTCTCCCACAAGGGCCCCAAATGGGCCCCGTCATTCACACTTCCAAGAGGGAGGGTCGGGTACCTAGTCGGTTTCCCGACTGACTAAGCTGGCTGTGGACGGTTACACAGAACGACTCATCGACAAAGACACaccccctctttttttttttttttttacatgTCGACAATCTTATTGTCAGCCATGGCATATTCCTGCAAATCCTATCATGGTATTGtcccccaaatcctccctcacccaacGGAGAAAGTATTTAACCATCATATTGGACCCCTTTCCAGGCAAtatttcccatcatcatcatcatcatcatcatcatcatcatcatcatcatcatcatcatcatcatcaccatcatcatcaccaactcttcactaccaacaacacaaacacatATCCACAAAACCAGTCGATCTTATTTTCCTACTCAGCCCACAAAACCACAACCAGTCAGGACAAAGATGccttccaacaacaacaaccacaacaacaacaacccctactcctcctcctcctacaacccaaacaactcctactccaccccccaaaggACCCGGCGCAATGCTGTCGTAGGAGTTGacttcctccctttcccctcctccacccgccGGAATGCATTTTCCggaccatccacctccaccaataAAGCTACTGAATACAAGAGTAGCAGTGGCGCTTACTACCCATATTCTTACACTTCTTACACTTACACGTCTtattcttctccttcttcttcttcttccaagaAGTATTAAACGACCTTGGTAGTTAGCTTACTCCTGCTTTGAACAGCAGGGGAGGTCTCAAAGGGGTAATACCAGGCCTGGGTTTTGTGGAGAGGTAACTAaacagagagagagtgagagagagggagagagggagagatagggagagagagacaaggCAGGTAATTAGAAAAGACACAGAAGCAAAGTGGGTTTGACCGTGGTGGTCATACTTTGGCGAGCCTCAGTAGCAGATTACTCCtgaccttttcttttcagGGGAGGCTTCGTGTttgttggcgatggtgatCGATAATCACACTCTGTAAACCTAAAAATATGAAAccattttctttcttttcttatTGAAGTTACCTAGTTCAATGATGCACATTTGACAATGCTATGGTTCCAGAGTCGAGGACTGATTCACGAAGTGCAAAAGCACAAGAAGTAAGAGAGGTGAGAATATTTTGAATTTATTCATCATCCGCAGTCTCTTTTTGAGATCTGCTTCCGTTTCCAAAAACTATGAATCCAAGCCCTTCGTTGAGCTGATAAATAAGAAGTAATATATATaccacaaaagaaaaaaaaaaagtatC is drawn from Podospora pseudocomata strain CBS 415.72m chromosome 1 map unlocalized CBS415.72m_1, whole genome shotgun sequence and contains these coding sequences:
- a CDS encoding uncharacterized protein (EggNog:ENOG503NWEW), with the translated sequence MAALPDILMKKVDDYVDSLAPQIQPRITEELETFQTKTIDSLEQQVIEAFRTLFDKDNNSSSSGARGLNEDVPDSYGGQSLSFANEIAKLTKSFGAVAGPGGVGDDLAEIFNLTSGGGGGGGQARGFGGEGETRSRGGGEGDGMKKFFSAAFDVVQDHLDKRNDGPGGGQGFQLDGLLGVLSNTVKDVAGNPEEKARMITPEIKELVGAKLRDQHTSIAEQFTKIALDHIKKWLRGNTTTRDLGDGVKGEFEDQVKDLVKGFGSLFGSKKSHGEGTSRGVGDRAEGDGGESKGGFSKLISEKLSHGLAKVHREVRLEFRKILGQIEKQLFELLPDQFQRPLEKILGGNPFDSQLDNTVSASRSGGDRGFGDDIKAKLLIKIRSLVRKVQETLRQSILGVVNGGHRKFEKQSWVFVQGIVEQKVQRYLPKVKVTVPDDISNDDGVEVGAVTNNIQLGGGNQPITGVYPPPPPQQGHNYSGSQQYAPPPTQQYQQNQFPPPPTQEYQHGQQNQFPPPPTQEYGHGQQNQYPPPPQYNPQQYQSNQGQSYGYPNNQGY
- a CDS encoding uncharacterized protein (CAZy:AA8; COG:S; EggNog:ENOG503P3MT) — translated: MLWTLWFGLLAALLSRTVTAQANAIYRDPDTGLVFSSNYVLYRVNQGITYRVAIPANVQTYTSYDAVIQAVIPNDVGWAGIAWAGSMPRNPLTVAWRNSQNQPVLSSRWAGGHITPQAYNNAQYTLFRTGTKSNGTHWQYTALCKGCTSWTTDTGASRFLSPRGGNRMAFAYSPNRPSSPNSPTSTIPIHDVHGYWQHDFSGAANQDFDAIVERLASGV